The genomic stretch AGCGGCAGGTCGCCCGGGTAGCCGGCATCCACCAGGGTGAAGCGCCGTCCCTCGCGGGCAATGACCCAGTTCGACGCCGGCCCTTCCACAAGGAACAGGCCGGGCGCGCATTCACTGGTGTGGAATCTGAGGTGGCTCATGGACAGCCTTTCGACGGCGGGCGGTTGGTTTCCATTATTGCCGGGGTCGGTGGGACCTGGCTGCCAGGCGTGAACGGGCCGCGGCGCGATGCAGCCAGCCAACGGGTGGGCACGGCCACCATCCTGTGGACGCCGGAGCGCCCGGCAACGGTGGAGATCCCGGTCATTCCCTAGGCCGTTGTCCCGCCCGGCGCCGCGGCGTCCCGGTCCTCCCGCGGCAGGCTGCCGCTCTCCCCCGCGGCCGCCGTGCCGGCAACATCCCCCATTTCGCCGTCGTCAGATCCCCCTGTCCGCGACAGCCGCGACGGCCACCAGATCGTCCGGCCCAGGTCGTACGCCAGCGCCGGCACCAGCAGCGAGCGCACCACAAACGTATCCAGCAGCACCCCGAACGCCACGATAAACGCGATCTGCACCAGGAACAGGATCGGAATCACGGCCAGCGCCGAGAACGTGGCGGCGAGCACCAGCCCGGCGGAGGTGATGACCCCGCCGGTGATGACCAGGCCGCGGATGACGCCCGGGCGCGTGCCGTGCTGCAGCGATTCCTCCCGCACGCGGGTCATGAGGAAGATGTTGTAGTCAATGCCCAGCGCCACCAGGAAGATGAAGCCATAGAGCGGCACGGCCGGGTCGGCGCCGGGGAACTTGAACACGTGGTTGAACATGAACGCCGCCACGCCCAGTGCGGTCCCGAACGAGAGCACGGTGGTCAGCACCAGCAGCACCGGGGCTAGCACCGAGCGCAGCAGCAACATCAAAATCGCCAGGATGACCGCCAGGACGGTGGGGATGATGAGGTTGCGGTCGTGGATGGAGGCGTCATTGGTGTCGATGGCGGTGGCGGTGACCCCACCCACCAGTGCCTCCGGCAGGCTTGCCCTGATCCCACGGACGACGTCGGCCGCGGCCCCTGAGTCTGCCGCCTCCTCGAGCGTTCCCTCCAGCATGATGTTCCCGTCCGCCACTGTGGGCAGGGGCACCGGGGTGCCGGGCGGGCCTGCGGGTAAAATCCCTTCGGCGGTGACGGGGGCCGAACCGCTGGCGGAATCGGCGCTCCTGACGGAGACCGAGTTGATGCCCGGCTGGGCCAGGAGCGCATCGGCTGCGCTTTGCAGCTCGGCCTCGGGGACAACCACCAGGACGGGGCTGCCGCTGCCGCCGGGGAAGTGCTCGCCGAGCACTGCTTGCCCGTCGCGGGCCTCCGAGGCACCCAAGACCAGCTCGGACTGCGGGACGCCGCTGGCGTTCAGGGACGTGGCACCGAAAGCCCCCACCAGCAGGATGCCCGTCGTCACCAGCCAGATGGTGCGGGGCCGGCGCTTGATGGCGCCGGCCAGCCTGCCCCAGATTCCGGTGGTGTGCAGGCCGTGCTCCGCGGCGACGACATCGGGTTCATAGGCGGGGAGCCGAGGCCAGAAGGCATTGCGGCCGAAGGCGAAAAGCAGGGCGGGCAGCAGGGTCAGGGCCGAGAGCATTGCGAAAACAATGCCGATGGAGGCCACCGGCCCCAGGGAACTGTTCGACTTCAGGTCGCTGAGGAGCAGGCACAGGAGTCCGGCAATGACGGTGCCACCGGAGGCTGCGATGGGCTCCACCGACTTGCGCACCGCCTGCCTGCTGGCCGTCCACTTGTCAGTGGTCACGCGCAACTCCTCCCGGAAGCGGGAGACATAGAGGAGGGAGTAGTCCGTGGCGGCGCCGATGACCAGGATGAACAGGATGCCCTGGGTTTGTCCGTTGAGCATGAGCACGCCGGCCTTCGCCAGCCACCACACGCTCAGCAGCGCCACACAGAGGGCAAAGAGGCTGGTGGCCAGGACCGCCACGGGCAGCAGCAGGGAGCGGTAGACCAGGACCAGAATGACAAAAACCGCCAGCAGGGCCACCGCCAGGAGAATGCCGTCAATGCCGGCGAAACCGTTGACCAGGTCGGCGGTAAATCCGGCAGGGCCGGTAACGTATGCCGATGCGCCGTCGGGCATGGAATTGCGCAGGGAGGTGCTGATGGCCTCGACGGCCTCGGTCAGGTCAGCGCTGGATTCAATCGGCACAAACGCCTGCACCGCGCGTCCGTCCTCGGAAGGGATGGCCGGGGAGATTCCGGCAGTGACACCGGGGATCTCCGCCAGATCGGCGATTCCCTGGCTGACGGCCTCAAGCTCGGCGCCGGTCAGCGGGTCCGGCGCGGCAACCACCACGACTGCCCGAATGTCATCCGATTCACGGAAGTCGCTGAGCATCCTTTGCACTTGGGTGGCGTCGGCCGATTCAGGAAGGTACGTGGTCTGGTCATTGGAGGACACCTCGCTGACCTTGCCAAAGTACGGGCCGCCAATGGCGCCGCCGACGAGCCAGACAATGATGACCAGCGCCGGCAGCAGGATCCGCAACCACTTGGCAGGCTTATGAGGGGGCGCATCGGTCCCGCTTACGGTCTGGGTGGGCTGCCGCGTCTTGGTCATGTGCTCATCTCCGGTACAGACTGAAATTTCCTCTAGCTTAGCTAGCAAATAAATCGGCACGCAAGATTCATCGCTGCATATATTCGCCGGTCGGTAGAATTATTCTCATGGCAAGTACCGAGGCAACCCCCACACCGTTGCCGGGCAGTCTCTACGACGTGGATGCCGTGGACCCGCAAAGCCAGCTGGTGGACCGGTCCGCCATGTCCAAATCGGACATTGCGCACATCGGGGAGCTCATGGCGGCGCTTGGCAGGCTGCGCACCGCTGAGCAACAGCTCTCCGACGCATCGCTGAAGTACATGAAGCTGAACCAAACTGACATGCGGGCACTGCACTACCTGATCGTCGCAGCCAACACCGGCGCCGTTGCCACCCCCGGCGCCATTGCCGGCCACCTCAAAATTTCGACGGCGTCCACCACCAAGCTGCTGGACCGGCTGGAGAAGGCGGGCCACATCACCCGCTCCCCCACCCCAGCGACCGCCGCGCCCTGGCCATTTCCATCACACCCGAAACCCGCCAGGCAGCCATGGACACCGTGGGGCGCCAGCACGCCAAACGATTCCATGCGGCCGGACGGCTCACCACGGAGGAACGCGATGTGGTCATCCGGTTCCTTGACGACATGGCCAGGGAAATATCACTCACGGATGAAGCTTGGGCTCAACGTGATGCCCCGGCTGAATTGCCCGCCAATACCGATGGTCCCTTGTCCTAGCGGGGCGTGACAGGCAAATCTGCGGCGCGCGGCAATTCTTATTGAGCCGGGGTCAGGCAAACACGCCGGGGCAGCCGC from Arthrobacter stackebrandtii encodes the following:
- a CDS encoding MMPL family transporter, with the protein product MTKTRQPTQTVSGTDAPPHKPAKWLRILLPALVIIVWLVGGAIGGPYFGKVSEVSSNDQTTYLPESADATQVQRMLSDFRESDDIRAVVVVAAPDPLTGAELEAVSQGIADLAEIPGVTAGISPAIPSEDGRAVQAFVPIESSADLTEAVEAISTSLRNSMPDGASAYVTGPAGFTADLVNGFAGIDGILLAVALLAVFVILVLVYRSLLLPVAVLATSLFALCVALLSVWWLAKAGVLMLNGQTQGILFILVIGAATDYSLLYVSRFREELRVTTDKWTASRQAVRKSVEPIAASGGTVIAGLLCLLLSDLKSNSSLGPVASIGIVFAMLSALTLLPALLFAFGRNAFWPRLPAYEPDVVAAEHGLHTTGIWGRLAGAIKRRPRTIWLVTTGILLVGAFGATSLNASGVPQSELVLGASEARDGQAVLGEHFPGGSGSPVLVVVPEAELQSAADALLAQPGINSVSVRSADSASGSAPVTAEGILPAGPPGTPVPLPTVADGNIMLEGTLEEAADSGAAADVVRGIRASLPEALVGGVTATAIDTNDASIHDRNLIIPTVLAVILAILMLLLRSVLAPVLLVLTTVLSFGTALGVAAFMFNHVFKFPGADPAVPLYGFIFLVALGIDYNIFLMTRVREESLQHGTRPGVIRGLVITGGVITSAGLVLAATFSALAVIPILFLVQIAFIVAFGVLLDTFVVRSLLVPALAYDLGRTIWWPSRLSRTGGSDDGEMGDVAGTAAAGESGSLPREDRDAAAPGGTTA
- a CDS encoding MarR family winged helix-turn-helix transcriptional regulator, with translation MASTEATPTPLPGSLYDVDAVDPQSQLVDRSAMSKSDIAHIGELMAALGRLRTAEQQLSDASLKYMKLNQTDMRALHYLIVAANTGAVATPGAIAGHLKISTASTTKLLDRLEKAGHITRSPTPATAAPWPFPSHPKPARQPWTPWGASTPNDSMRPDGSPRRNAMWSSGSLTTWPGKYHSRMKLGLNVMPRLNCPPIPMVPCPSGA